GAAACTAGAACTATATGCAAAATGACCCTACTAAAGAGGGATagtaacatttacattttatgttttagtccaagcaatttaaatatattaaacacaaataaattgcagaaaaaggaagatttgctgtgaaaaatgattaaaacacaataaacacaagtcagctttttatttttggaacaaaatgaACATAGATGTTTCTAATCTGTTGTCCCACAGattaattttgattgatttaatgtaaacacaactattaaaaaaaggaaagaaatacaGACATGTATTTGAGGTTGCTTCAAAGTTTCTTGAAATTAAGAATCATTTTGCTCAAAAGCAGGACAGTTCTCTACAAAAGATGAACTCAGCTGTTGACTGACAGTTCTTTAGTTACATAGCAAGTCCAAAACCTCATCTCAtaataaaaagttgtggttCTGCTGAGAAGTTTTGTCTTGTTTGTCAGCTTCCATCATGGTCTCCTTAGTGCAACAGCAGCACCTGGAACcgaaagaaaaaagcagcataAGTTAAGACAATAAAAGACTGGCGTTATCTTTTACAAACAATGTAAATCAGATGACATTGTGACAACAAGTGCAGTAAAAACATTCAGGTTAACACACCTGCTAAATCTAGTCTAAGCTTCCTTCCTTCTCGTCGTCAGAGCTCAGCTCTTCTCTCAATGCTGAGCAGCTCCACCTCAAAGATGAGCGTGGCTCCCCCGGGAATCTTTGGTGGAGCTCCCCGGTCTCCATAGCCTAGTTCAGCAGGAATGACCAGCTTCCTCTTCTCCCCCTCGCACATTCCCAGCAGGCCTTGGTCCCAGCCTTTGATCACTTGTCCCGTGCCCAGGGTGAAGGTGAAGGGTCTGTCGCGGGGAATGCTGCTGTCGAACTCGGTGCCGTCCTCCAGTTTTCCGGTGTAGTGCATGTTCAGCACGTCACCCTTTCGGGACTTGATGGGGCAGTTGTCCACGCGCTTCTTGATGCCgatctgcagctttttcttgTCGGCTCCGCTCACCGCGGCGGGACTCAGAGACAGCGCCGCAACCACGACTAACCAGAACGCCCGCATGACTTTGGCGTCGATAAGCGACAATTTAGANNNNNNNNNNNNNNNNNNNNNNNNNNNNNNNNNNNNNNNNNNNNNNNNNNNNNNNNNNNNNNNNNNNNNNNNNNNNNNNNNNNNNNNNNNNNNNNNNNNNNNNNNNNNNNNNNNNNNNNNNNNNNNNNNNNNNNNNNNNNNNNNNNNNNNNNNNNNNNNNNNNNNNNNNNNNNNNNNNNNNNNNNNNNNNNNNNNNNNNNNNNNNNNNNNNNNNNNNNNNNNNNNNNNNNNNNNNNNNNNNNNNNNNNNNNNNNNNNNNNNNNNNNNNNNNNNNNNNNNNNNNNNNNNNNNNNNNNNNNNNNNNNNNNNNNNNNNNNNNNNNNNNNNNNNNNNNNNNNNNNNNNNNNNNNNNNNNNNNNNNNNNNNNNNNNNNNNNNNNNNNNNNNNNNNNNNNNNNNNNNNNNNNNNNNNNNNNNNNNNNNNNNNNNNNNNNNNNNNNNNNNNNNNNNNNNNNNNNNNNNNNNNNNNNNNNNNNNNNNNNNNNNNNNNNNNNNNNNNNNNNNNNNNNNNNNNNNNNNNNNNNNNNNNNNNNNNNNNNNNNNNNNNNNNNNNNNNNNNNNNNNNNNNNNNNNNNNNNNNNNNNNNNNNNNNNNNNNNNNNNNNNNNNNNNNNNNNNNNNNNNNNNNNNNNNNNNNNNNNNNNNNNNNNNNNNNNNNNNNNNNNNNNNNNNNNNNNNNNNNNNNNNNNNNNNNNNNNNNNNNNNNNNNNNNNNNNNNNNNNNNNNNNNNNNNNNNNNNNNNNNNNNNNNNNNNNNNNNNNNNNNNNNNNNNNNNNNNNNNNNNNNNNNNNNNNNNNNNNNNNNNNNNNNNNNNNNNNNNNNNNNNNNNNNNNNNNNNNNNNNNNNNNNNNNNNNNNNNNNNNNNNNNNNNNNNNNNNNNNNNNNNNNNNNNNNNNNNNNNNNNNNNNNNNNNNNNNNNNNNNNNNNNNNNNNNNNNNNNNNNNNNNNNNNNNNNNNNNNNNNNNNNNNNNNNNNNNNNNNNNNNNNNNNNNNNNNNNNNNNNNNNNNNNNNNNNNNNNNNN
This region of Oryzias melastigma strain HK-1 unplaced genomic scaffold, ASM292280v2 sc02439, whole genome shotgun sequence genomic DNA includes:
- the LOC112138951 gene encoding peptidyl-prolyl cis-trans isomerase FKBP2, which produces MRAFWLVVVAALSLSPAAVSGADKKKLQIGIKKRVDNCPIKSRKGDVLNMHYTGKLEDGTEFDSSIPRDRPFTFTLGTGQVIKGWDQGLLGMCEGEKRKLVIPAELGYGDRGAPPKIPGGATLIFEVELLSIERRAEL